DNA sequence from the Amycolatopsis sp. Hca4 genome:
AACAGGTTGACGATCGGGTCGACCCGGACATACCGAACTGCCATCAGATCCTCCTCATGTTGTGGGCACAAAGAGGCTGACGACGCCCTCTTTGCCGTAGAGCTGCTCGACGTCGGTCGCGGTGAGCCCGCCGGGCAGCCCGTCCGCCGCGACGACGACGGCCGTCGCGTAGGCCTCGGTCGCTTCGACCGGGAGACCGCCGGGCGCCGGGCCCGTGAACCCCTTCGCGGCTTCCCGCACCAGCCGCGTGGCCCGCAGCCCGGCCGCGAGGTCGAACGGGTCGGCGATCACGGCGGCCACCGTGACCGGCAGCGTGTGCCGGTTCGCGGGGTCGTCCGCGTCGAAGGTCCCCGGCCTGCGCAGCCGGATCTCGGTCACCACGTAGTCGAACGCGTCCCGCAGCTCCTCGACGGTGCTGATGCGGTGCTCGGCGAGGAACGCGTCGAGGTCGAAGAAGGTGAACCGCGCGCGGAACTCGTCCAGCGTGGTGAAGCTGTCGAAAGCTCGGGACAGCACGGATTCCGCGCCGCTGGGGTCCACCTCGGTGACCACGGTGACGTCGATCCCCGCCAGCAGGTCGATCCACAGTGGATCGGCCGGCGCCGGGCGGGTGAGCGTGAACTCGCCGCGGGTGAAGGAGGGCACGAGCCGGGACCACGAACCGTCCTGCCTGCCGACCGGGAACAGCGGCCGCTGCAGGCTCACGGTCCGCACGTGCACGGCGGTGACCTGGTCGATGCGTGCCGCCGACAGGTCGTAGGTCGCCGCGAGCATCGTCCTGACCCGGCCGGCGTCGCCGTCCGGCAGCAGCAACGCACCGAGTGCGGCAGGATCGCTCAATTCGCGCAGTGCGCGATCCGCGAACGCTGTCATGCGTGGATCCCCCAGCCGATCGACCCCCCGTGCGTCCACACGGGGGAAGCTGGACGCCACAGTCGCAAACCCCGTCGACAATCCGTCGACAGTCCATCGATGGTTGCCACCTGATCGGCCGCCCCGATAGTCCGTTAGTGACCATCCCCGGTGACTGCGGAGGCGGTGGGCGTCGCGTCCGACGAACGGCGTGGGCCGATCGAGCTACCGGCCGCGTTGCTTGATCACCGCTCTTGACAAGGTGCCGGAAAAGCACATACATGGGCAGTGGTTCAAACCACTCGTCAGGAGTTGATCACCGTGGTCAAACTGGGCCGGATCACCGCGTTGCTGGCAGGGGCCGCCCTCTTGGCGGCCACGACGACGGGCACGGGCGCGGCGAGCACGTCCGCCGCGCCGCGCAAGAGCGGGCCGATCACCGTGGCCTACGTCGAGGTGAACAGCAACAGCATGCTGAACGTGGGCAAGTACGCACTCGCCCAGGACGGCGGCAACGTGTTCGACATCGGCGTGATCTTCGCCGCCAACATCAACTACGACACCGCGGCGAAGTCGGCGTACCTGTACTTCAACCCGAACGTGCAGAGCGTCCTCGACAACGTGAGCACCCAGGTCCGCCCGCTGCAGGCCAAGGGCATCAAGGTCATGCTGTCGATCCTCGGCAACCACCAGGGCGCCGGCTTCGCGAACTTCCCGTCCCAGCAAGCGGCCGCGGCCTTCGCCAAACAGCTGTCCGACACCGTGACCAAGTACGGGCTCGACGGCATCGACTTCGACGACGAGTACGCCGAATACGGCAACAACGGCACGGGCCAGCCCAACGCCAGCTCGTTCGTCCACCTCGTCACGGCCCTGCGCGCGGCGATGCCCACCAAGCTGATCTCGCTGTATAACATCGGCCCGGCCGCGTCGAGGTTGTCCTACGGCGGCACCGACATCACGTCGAAGTTCAACTACGCCTGGAACCCGTACTACGGCACCTGGGGCGTACCGAACATCGCCCTCCCCAAATCCGGCCTTTCCCCCGCGGCGGTCCGGATCGGGGCGACGTCCACCAGCACCGCGGCCGGTTTTGCCCAGCGGACCGTGAACGAGGGCTACGGCGTGTACCTGACGTACAACCTCGGCGCCGGCGACTCACACACCTACATCTCCAGCTTCACCAAGCCGCTGTACGGCAAGGACGCCGTGTACCGGCCCTAGGGCCTGTCCTCAAAGCGGTGGTGGTTGATCTGCTTCGATCTTGAGTTGTGGTGCGCAGGCATGAGCTGACCGATGAGCAGTGGCAGGTGATCCAGCCGTTGCTGCCGGTGTCGGGTGCGAAGGGACGCCCGCGGGTGGATGACCGTCGGGTGATCAACGGGATGTTGTTCAAGGCCAAGACTGGAGTTGCATGGCGTGACCTGCCGGAGCGGTATGGGCCGTGGAAGACGGTCTACAACCGGTTCTGGCGCTGGTCACGCACCGGTACCCTGTCCGCGCTGGTGGCACAGGTCCGCGTGATCGCCGAGGCGATCGACGAACTTGACCGCGAGGTGTCGGTCGACTCCAGCATCGTGCGCGCGCATCAGCACGCCGCCGGCGCCCGCCGTGCCACCGCGTCGCACACAGGGGGCGAGCGGATCCTGCGGCGGGCATAACGAGCCAGGTGATCATGCCATCGGCCGGTCCCGGGGTGGACCCACGACCAAGATTCATCTCGCCTGCGACGGCCACGGCCGACCGCTGTCGATCGTGCTGACCGGCGGCAACGTCAACGACTGCACCCAGTTCATCCAGGTCATGGCGGGCATCGAGTTCCGCCGGCCAGGTCCTGGCCGGCCGGCGACCCGGCCGAGCCGGGTCCTGGCCGACAAGGGCTACTCCAGCCGAGCCATCCGCTCATATCTGCGTCGGCGGCGCATCCCGGCGACCATTCCCGAACGCCGTGACCAGCAGGCCAACCGGCGGCGACGGGGTCGGGCGGGTGGTCGTCCACCGGCCTTCGACCGCACTGCCTACCGGCGCCGCAACATCGTCGAACGCTGCTTCAACCGACTCAAGCAATTCCGCGCCATCGCCACCCGCTTCGACAAGACCGCCACCTCCTACCGGAGCATGATCGACCTGGCCACACTGCTCCTCTGGCTTTGAGGACAGGCCCTAGTCGCGGTGGGAGCCGCGTCAGGCGGTAGGGGAGTGCACCACGGTGAGGGTTGCGGGACCGAGCCGCAGGACCCCGTCGTCGAGCGGAGCGCAGCGGACGCCGCCGTGGCCGCGGAGCCCACGGAATGCGCCGGGGGCCAGCACCACGTCCATCCAGGCGCACGGGTGGGCCGGGCGGTAGGCCTGGAACCGGACCTCACCCGCACCGGAGTCGAGGCCGAAGACGGCTCCGGTCCCGCCGCGCGGTGCGGCCAGCTCGTCGACGGGAAAGCCGCGCACGACGATGTTGCGTCGCGGCAGGTGCGGGTCCGGCACGGCGGCGAGGCCGAGGTCGCGGGCGAGCACGTCGAGTGCCTCGGCGGCGAAGAGGGTGACGGCGGCCCGGCGGTGGGCGGGCCGGTTGAAGTACCGGTCACCGACGAGCCCGAGCCCGGCGCGCACGGTCACCTCGTCGCGCCCGACGGGTTCGGGGTCGGGCCTCGGGCCGTCCGCGGGACGGCCTTCGAAGGCGTGCACGGGCGAGACCAGCAGCGCGATGATCTCCACCGGGGCCGAGATCGTGTCCGGCATGGGCTCTCCTCGTCCGTGCCGGCGCGCGAACCGGGGTTCGCGCGCCGGGGTCCTCATCGG
Encoded proteins:
- a CDS encoding endo-beta-N-acetylglucosaminidase H, producing MVKLGRITALLAGAALLAATTTGTGAASTSAAPRKSGPITVAYVEVNSNSMLNVGKYALAQDGGNVFDIGVIFAANINYDTAAKSAYLYFNPNVQSVLDNVSTQVRPLQAKGIKVMLSILGNHQGAGFANFPSQQAAAAFAKQLSDTVTKYGLDGIDFDDEYAEYGNNGTGQPNASSFVHLVTALRAAMPTKLISLYNIGPAASRLSYGGTDITSKFNYAWNPYYGTWGVPNIALPKSGLSPAAVRIGATSTSTAAGFAQRTVNEGYGVYLTYNLGAGDSHTYISSFTKPLYGKDAVYRP
- a CDS encoding MOSC domain-containing protein encodes the protein MPDTISAPVEIIALLVSPVHAFEGRPADGPRPDPEPVGRDEVTVRAGLGLVGDRYFNRPAHRRAAVTLFAAEALDVLARDLGLAAVPDPHLPRRNIVVRGFPVDELAAPRGGTGAVFGLDSGAGEVRFQAYRPAHPCAWMDVVLAPGAFRGLRGHGGVRCAPLDDGVLRLGPATLTVVHSPTA